The following proteins are encoded in a genomic region of Betaproteobacteria bacterium:
- a CDS encoding SDR family oxidoreductase: MAEEKILSGKVVLVTGAGRGIGRDIALLAGAQGAKVVVNDLGGAVDGEGGGSVGPAQEVADEIKAAGGEAVANTDSVTDATAAERMVRQAVESFGKIDGVVNNAGILRDRIFHRMSTLDWEQVIGVHLMGSFYVAKAAAQYFREQQSGAFVHFTSTSGLVGNVGQANYSAAKMGIVGLSKSIALDMQRYNVRSNCVSPFAWSRMIGTIPTETDAQKTRVERLKLMTTAKIAPMVVYLLSDEAGGVNGQIFGVRMNEIFLMSQPRPIRSVQRSEGWTPQSIAQHAIPAMRKHFFPLEVSADVFSWDPV; the protein is encoded by the coding sequence ATGGCGGAAGAGAAAATTCTTAGCGGCAAGGTAGTGCTCGTCACGGGCGCTGGACGTGGCATCGGGCGCGATATCGCACTTTTGGCGGGGGCCCAGGGCGCCAAAGTAGTGGTGAACGATCTTGGCGGCGCGGTGGATGGTGAAGGTGGCGGCAGCGTTGGCCCAGCCCAAGAGGTGGCGGATGAAATTAAAGCGGCAGGCGGCGAGGCCGTGGCCAACACCGATAGCGTGACGGATGCGACGGCCGCCGAACGCATGGTACGGCAGGCAGTGGAATCCTTCGGCAAGATCGACGGCGTCGTGAACAACGCGGGCATCTTGCGCGACCGTATCTTCCATCGCATGAGCACGCTCGACTGGGAGCAAGTGATCGGCGTGCACTTGATGGGGAGCTTCTACGTGGCGAAAGCCGCCGCGCAATATTTTCGCGAACAACAGTCGGGCGCCTTTGTGCACTTCACGTCAACTTCGGGCCTGGTGGGAAATGTCGGGCAGGCAAACTATTCCGCCGCCAAGATGGGAATCGTGGGATTGTCGAAGTCCATCGCGCTCGACATGCAGCGCTACAACGTGCGCTCGAATTGCGTGTCGCCCTTTGCCTGGAGCCGCATGATCGGCACGATTCCCACCGAGACCGATGCCCAGAAGACCCGCGTCGAGAGGTTGAAGTTGATGACCACGGCGAAGATCGCGCCGATGGTGGTCTATTTACTCTCGGACGAGGCCGGTGGCGTGAATGGCCAGATCTTCGGTGTGAGAATGAACGAGATCTTCCTCATGAGCCAGCCCCGCCCCATCCGCTCCGTGCAACGCTCGGAGGGGTGGACGCCGCAAAGCATCGCGCAACACGCCATCCCCGCCATGCGGAAGCACTTCTTTCCCCTGGAGGTGTCGGCGGATGTGTTCTCGTGGGATCCGGTCTAG
- a CDS encoding cob(I)yrinic acid a,c-diamide adenosyltransferase — protein MGNRLSKIYTRTGDDGTTGLGDGSRVRKDSLRIEAIGAVDELNSAIGVLASEPLDQDIATLLTEIQHKLFDLGGELSIPGYKMIAPEHVTHLETALDSFNEHLPPLKDFILPGGSRPAGLCHVARAICRRAERCVVSLAQAESLSLPLRHYLNRLSDLLFVLCRVLNRRAGGQDVLWKKDRPADNAR, from the coding sequence ATGGGTAACCGCTTATCGAAAATCTACACGCGCACGGGCGATGATGGCACCACCGGCCTGGGCGATGGATCACGGGTGCGCAAGGATAGCCTGCGCATCGAAGCCATCGGTGCCGTGGACGAACTCAATTCGGCGATAGGCGTGCTGGCTTCCGAGCCCTTGGACCAAGACATCGCCACCTTGCTCACGGAGATTCAGCACAAGCTCTTCGATCTCGGTGGCGAGTTGAGCATCCCAGGCTACAAGATGATCGCCCCCGAGCACGTCACGCACTTGGAAACAGCCCTGGACAGCTTCAACGAGCATTTGCCACCGCTCAAGGATTTCATCCTTCCCGGCGGGTCGCGGCCGGCTGGCTTATGTCACGTGGCGCGGGCGATTTGCCGCCGGGCGGAGCGCTGCGTGGTAAGCCTCGCGCAAGCGGAATCTCTTTCGCTTCCCCTGCGGCACTACCTCAACCGCTTGAGCGACCTGCTCTTCGTGCTGTGCCGGGTGCTGAACCGGCGCGCGGGCGGGCAAGACGTACTCTGGAAAAAGGACCGCCCCGCGGACAATGCTCGATAA
- a CDS encoding quinoprotein dehydrogenase-associated SoxYZ-like carrier, with amino-acid sequence MWPDDKTGIGGVAELAHFRVVAREGINVRRHLHGFQGEGGRARNQRRQHRGQPANRVYNRFHPRKERLMPRFLKYVLFLAVMLPVAGLANEKAEPDPDNSQYWDTIRKITFGDREILDGKGVIRLYLALRAADASTVPIAVKGQIDQTPERYIKSVYLIIERNPGPSAGIYHFTPDSGRVQLETRLRFEDYSHIRAIAETNDGKLWMDSRWVKAAGGCSAPMSKFFVPPSLLGKMKFKFEDDHIKDNEPNLVQLMIRHPQESAFAMDFDGNKTPEFVRNVKVTYGGKIVLEAEVDFSLSDNPSFRFNIVPKGAPAQLKAWIEDTYDRSWEQSVEIVPGAPSPGS; translated from the coding sequence ATGTGGCCCGACGATAAAACCGGAATTGGCGGCGTGGCCGAATTGGCTCACTTCCGAGTTGTCGCCAGGGAAGGCATAAACGTCAGGCGCCACCTGCACGGGTTCCAAGGCGAGGGCGGTCGTGCTCGTAACCAGCGACGCCAGCACCGCGGCCAACCGGCCAATCGTGTCTATAATCGATTTCATCCTAGGAAGGAGCGCTTAATGCCGAGATTCTTGAAGTATGTGTTGTTTTTGGCTGTAATGCTGCCGGTTGCTGGTCTCGCCAACGAAAAGGCGGAGCCCGATCCCGACAATAGCCAGTATTGGGACACGATCCGGAAAATAACCTTTGGTGACCGCGAAATTCTCGACGGAAAAGGCGTCATCCGGCTCTATCTTGCCTTGCGTGCCGCCGACGCTTCCACCGTACCCATCGCGGTCAAGGGGCAGATCGACCAGACGCCGGAGCGTTACATCAAGTCGGTCTACCTTATCATCGAACGCAATCCCGGGCCCTCGGCCGGCATCTACCACTTCACGCCGGACAGCGGCCGCGTGCAATTGGAGACGCGCCTGCGTTTCGAAGATTACAGCCATATCCGGGCCATCGCGGAGACCAACGACGGCAAGCTGTGGATGGATAGCCGCTGGGTGAAAGCGGCGGGGGGGTGCTCCGCGCCCATGTCCAAGTTCTTCGTGCCGCCCAGCTTGCTTGGCAAGATGAAGTTCAAGTTCGAAGACGATCACATCAAGGACAACGAGCCGAATCTGGTGCAGCTCATGATCCGGCACCCGCAGGAGTCCGCCTTCGCCATGGATTTCGACGGCAACAAGACCCCGGAATTCGTGCGCAACGTGAAGGTCACCTACGGCGGCAAGATCGTGCTGGAGGCGGAGGTGGATTTTTCCCTGAGCGACAACCCGAGCTTTCGCTTCAACATCGTGCCCAAGGGCGCTCCCGCGCAGTTGAAGGCCTGGATCGAAGACACCTACGATAGAAGCTGGGAGCAGTCCGTGGAGATCGTACCGGGCGCCCCATCGCCAGGTTCATGA
- a CDS encoding MBL fold metallo-hydrolase, with amino-acid sequence MKSIIDTIGRLAAVLASLVTSTTALALEPVQVAPDVYAFPGDNSEVSQFGHAANSGFIVGPHAVVVIDTGGSYAHGRAMLAAIATVTRRPVGLVIITHAVQDFVFGAAAFTELGIPLLAHRKTDELMSARCEHCLANLRKALGEAPMLGTRLVLPNQLVDHGTRIDGGGRPIELLHFGWASTPGDLAVYDPRSGILFAGGIVMGSRIPELRDGEFNGWLAAIASLFALKPAKVIPAYGPILHARDMGKTADYLRDLDAKVRGMYTAGRGLMEAMDEAVMERYASWSQYPDLHRRNVLRRYLQLEVEDLER; translated from the coding sequence ATGAAATCGATTATAGACACGATTGGCCGGTTGGCCGCGGTGCTGGCGTCGCTGGTTACGAGCACGACCGCCCTCGCCTTGGAACCCGTGCAGGTGGCGCCTGACGTTTATGCCTTCCCTGGCGACAACTCGGAAGTGAGCCAATTCGGCCACGCCGCCAATTCCGGTTTTATCGTCGGGCCACATGCCGTCGTGGTCATCGACACGGGCGGCTCCTACGCCCACGGCCGGGCCATGCTGGCCGCCATCGCAACGGTAACGAGAAGGCCCGTGGGCCTGGTGATTATCACCCACGCGGTTCAGGACTTCGTGTTTGGCGCCGCCGCCTTCACCGAGCTTGGCATACCGCTACTCGCCCATCGTAAGACGGACGAACTCATGAGCGCGCGCTGTGAGCATTGCCTCGCCAATCTGCGCAAGGCGCTGGGAGAGGCGCCGATGCTGGGTACGCGCTTGGTGCTCCCCAACCAATTGGTGGATCACGGCACGCGCATCGATGGGGGCGGGAGACCCATCGAACTCCTGCACTTCGGTTGGGCGAGCACACCAGGCGATCTCGCCGTCTACGATCCGCGCTCGGGCATTCTCTTCGCCGGGGGCATCGTCATGGGATCGCGCATCCCAGAGTTACGCGATGGCGAATTCAACGGCTGGCTGGCGGCGATCGCATCGCTCTTCGCGCTCAAACCCGCAAAGGTAATCCCCGCCTACGGCCCCATTCTCCACGCGCGAGACATGGGCAAGACGGCGGACTACCTGCGCGATCTCGATGCCAAGGTCAGGGGGATGTACACGGCGGGCCGCGGGCTCATGGAGGCCATGGACGAGGCCGTCATGGAGCGATACGCTTCATGGTCGCAGTATCCCGATTTGCACCGGCGCAACGTGCTGCGGCGTTACCTGCAGTTGGAAGTCGAGGATCTGGAGCGCTGA
- a CDS encoding cytochrome c, giving the protein MTKITLLAMALAAGSFGAQAADYDAGKKKATEVCGMCHGPEGNKPITPDTPILAGQHYEYLVAAINQYKKGERQNPMMAPMVQPLTKAEIKNLALYFSKQSGLRAKY; this is encoded by the coding sequence ATGACCAAAATCACATTACTGGCGATGGCCTTGGCGGCAGGTAGCTTCGGCGCGCAGGCCGCGGACTATGATGCCGGCAAGAAAAAAGCAACGGAAGTATGCGGAATGTGCCACGGGCCAGAAGGCAATAAACCCATTACCCCGGATACTCCGATTCTCGCGGGGCAGCATTACGAGTATCTCGTCGCGGCTATTAACCAGTACAAGAAGGGAGAGCGCCAAAATCCCATGATGGCCCCCATGGTGCAGCCCCTGACGAAGGCCGAAATCAAGAACCTCGCGCTCTACTTTTCCAAGCAAAGCGGGCTGCGCGCCAAGTACTAA
- a CDS encoding DUF1841 family protein has product MFNPTSAQVRQFFIDAWNGYRAGSALEGASKIAAQVMTRHPEYHKLLEESEPALHAEFSPDQGRINPFLHLSLHLAVEEHLAIGQPAGIRGHYLALLRKLGNEHDAQHEVLECLGETLWKSQRAGQPPDAREYLDCLARKTA; this is encoded by the coding sequence ATGTTCAATCCGACCTCCGCTCAGGTACGGCAATTTTTTATCGATGCGTGGAACGGCTACCGAGCAGGTAGCGCTCTCGAAGGCGCCAGCAAGATCGCCGCGCAGGTGATGACGCGGCACCCCGAGTATCACAAGTTGCTCGAAGAATCCGAACCGGCGCTACACGCCGAATTTTCTCCGGACCAAGGACGGATCAATCCCTTTTTGCACCTGAGCCTGCACCTGGCGGTGGAGGAACATCTCGCCATCGGCCAACCGGCCGGCATTCGGGGGCACTACCTGGCGCTGTTGCGAAAGTTAGGCAACGAGCACGATGCCCAGCACGAGGTGCTGGAGTGCCTGGGCGAAACGCTGTGGAAATCCCAGAGGGCAGGCCAGCCTCCCGATGCGCGGGAGTATCTGGACTGCCTCGCGCGGAAAACCGCTTAG
- a CDS encoding DUF1566 domain-containing protein, producing MKKPNAGNFLGVRAVRPKLRGAAATAWLDHYEKDDRSLHANSRPRRFLASAFRSLTFALVVLVAWPAAPSAQAALIDRGGGMIYDTTLNVTWLADMNCAKTQYDESNGSSGFEGGRMGWAQAARWAFNLVYGGFDDWRLPALNPADETCNRAFDPGGGFPLQHLGFDCSGGELSHLFVTELGTKARESVLNQTGDTDEQKANLALFTNVQRSGYWSITEYEPDFDNAWFFLTIALEGGQRVNDKGTPFHAVALRPGDVAAFVPEPHSAALVLLAIGAAAVTRRRRSR from the coding sequence ATGAAGAAGCCAAATGCCGGTAACTTCTTGGGCGTGCGAGCCGTGAGGCCGAAATTGCGAGGTGCTGCAGCTACGGCTTGGCTTGATCATTACGAAAAAGATGACAGGAGCCTTCACGCCAACTCACGGCCCCGGCGGTTTCTGGCGAGCGCGTTCCGCAGCCTGACTTTCGCTCTCGTGGTGTTGGTCGCGTGGCCTGCGGCACCATCCGCACAAGCGGCGCTGATCGACCGGGGCGGTGGCATGATCTACGACACCACACTGAACGTCACCTGGCTCGCGGACATGAACTGCGCCAAGACGCAATACGACGAGTCAAACGGTTCCTCAGGTTTCGAGGGTGGCCGAATGGGCTGGGCCCAGGCCGCTCGCTGGGCATTCAACCTGGTCTACGGCGGATTCGACGACTGGCGGCTGCCAGCCCTCAATCCGGCAGACGAGACATGCAACCGTGCCTTCGATCCAGGCGGCGGTTTTCCGCTACAGCACCTCGGCTTCGATTGCTCTGGCGGTGAGTTAAGTCACTTGTTCGTTACCGAACTGGGCACCAAGGCGCGCGAGTCGGTCCTGAATCAAACCGGGGACACTGACGAACAGAAGGCCAACCTTGCACTCTTCACCAACGTGCAGCGGAGTGGCTACTGGTCCATCACGGAGTACGAGCCGGACTTTGATAATGCGTGGTTCTTCCTTACCATCGCGTTGGAGGGTGGCCAGCGCGTCAATGACAAGGGTACCCCGTTCCATGCCGTCGCTTTGCGCCCGGGAGATGTTGCTGCTTTTGTCCCGGAGCCACATTCCGCGGCGCTGGTGTTGCTTGCGATAGGCGCTGCAGCGGTAACGCGCAGACGGCGATCCCGTTGA
- a CDS encoding NAD(P)/FAD-dependent oxidoreductase: protein MLRLTEIKLPIDHAEGAVEAAVLKRLHIGKEELVRFTVFRRAVDARKRSAILLVYTVDAEVSDEPGVFERLGVKAHAEMTPDMEYRFVARAPQSLKTRPVVIGTGPCGLFAGLILAQMGFRPILLERGKAVRERTQDAWGLWRKSVLNPESNVQFGEGGAGTFSDGKLYSQIKDTKHYGRKVLDEFVKAGAPEEILYVSKPHIGTFRLVGIVEKMRETIESLGGEFRFRSKVVHIEIGRGAGGSGARGQVLGVTLENGDTIGSKHVVLAIGHSARDTFKMLQDCGVFIEAKPFSIGLRIEHPQSLIDASRHGRCAGNAILGAADYKLVHHATNGRSVYSFCMCPGGTVVAATSEPGRVVTNGMSQYSRNERNANAGIVVGITPNDYPGGPLGGVGFQRAWESRAFLLGGGEYKAPVQRVGDFLAGRPSSKLGEVIPSYTPGVTPADLSSALPGYAIRAIREALPAFDRQIRGFAMDDAVLTGVETRTSSPIRIRRRDDYQSVNTGGLYPAGEGASYAGGIFSAAVDGIEVAEAVAQSIATGEN, encoded by the coding sequence ATGCTGAGACTGACCGAAATAAAACTGCCGATCGACCATGCCGAGGGTGCCGTCGAAGCCGCCGTTCTGAAGCGACTCCATATCGGAAAGGAAGAGCTTGTTCGCTTCACGGTGTTTCGGCGGGCAGTCGATGCGAGGAAGCGCTCCGCGATTCTCCTGGTCTACACGGTGGACGCGGAGGTCTCGGACGAGCCGGGGGTATTCGAACGGCTCGGCGTAAAGGCGCATGCCGAGATGACGCCGGACATGGAATACCGCTTCGTCGCACGTGCGCCACAATCCCTCAAGACGCGCCCGGTGGTGATCGGCACCGGGCCGTGCGGGCTGTTTGCCGGGCTCATCCTCGCCCAGATGGGATTCCGGCCGATTCTTCTCGAACGCGGCAAGGCGGTGCGCGAAAGAACGCAGGACGCCTGGGGCCTGTGGCGCAAGTCGGTCTTGAACCCGGAATCGAACGTCCAGTTCGGCGAAGGCGGAGCGGGGACGTTCTCGGACGGCAAACTCTACAGCCAGATCAAGGATACGAAGCACTACGGCCGCAAGGTTCTGGACGAGTTCGTGAAAGCCGGGGCACCGGAGGAGATCCTGTATGTGAGCAAGCCTCACATCGGGACCTTCCGCCTCGTCGGAATAGTGGAGAAAATGCGCGAGACGATCGAGTCTCTGGGTGGCGAGTTCCGCTTCCGCAGCAAGGTGGTGCACATCGAGATCGGCCGCGGTGCCGGCGGCAGCGGCGCGCGCGGGCAGGTGCTCGGCGTGACGCTGGAGAACGGCGATACGATCGGCAGCAAACACGTCGTGCTCGCCATCGGCCACAGTGCGCGCGACACTTTCAAGATGCTGCAGGATTGCGGCGTGTTCATCGAGGCCAAGCCGTTCTCCATCGGGTTGCGCATCGAGCACCCGCAATCGCTGATCGATGCCAGCCGCCACGGAAGGTGCGCGGGCAACGCGATCCTCGGTGCGGCGGATTACAAACTCGTGCATCACGCCACGAACGGCCGCTCGGTATACAGCTTCTGCATGTGTCCCGGCGGCACCGTGGTGGCGGCCACCTCCGAACCCGGGCGTGTGGTCACCAATGGCATGAGCCAGTATTCGCGCAACGAACGCAATGCCAACGCGGGCATCGTGGTCGGCATCACGCCGAACGACTATCCCGGTGGGCCGCTGGGCGGGGTCGGTTTCCAGCGAGCGTGGGAGTCGCGGGCATTCCTCCTCGGCGGCGGCGAGTACAAGGCGCCGGTGCAGCGGGTCGGCGATTTTCTCGCTGGGCGCCCATCGTCCAAGCTCGGTGAAGTCATTCCCTCGTACACGCCAGGCGTGACGCCGGCCGACCTGAGTTCCGCGCTGCCGGGCTACGCCATCAGGGCCATTCGCGAGGCGCTCCCAGCCTTCGACCGGCAAATCCGCGGATTCGCGATGGACGATGCGGTACTCACGGGTGTCGAGACGCGTACGTCCTCACCGATCCGTATTCGGCGCCGCGATGATTACCAGAGCGTCAATACCGGGGGGCTCTACCCGGCCGGAGAAGGGGCCAGCTACGCGGGAGGGATTTTCTCGGCGGCGGTGGACGGCATCGAAGTCGCAGAAGCCGTCGCGCAGAGTATCGCCACCGGAGAAAATTAA
- a CDS encoding cytochrome c, with protein MTARILAVLIAGFAMAFPLYAQGDAAAARKKTQMCEGCHGIDGYRTAYPKVYPAPRMGGQTAAYLVKALKDYQSGARKHPSMVGVASSLSEQDMADLGAYYAAN; from the coding sequence ATGACGGCCCGGATACTCGCAGTTCTGATCGCTGGATTCGCCATGGCCTTCCCGCTCTATGCGCAAGGCGATGCGGCGGCCGCAAGGAAAAAGACCCAAATGTGCGAAGGTTGCCACGGCATCGATGGCTATCGCACCGCTTACCCCAAGGTCTATCCCGCCCCCAGGATGGGTGGCCAGACCGCGGCCTATTTGGTGAAGGCGCTCAAGGATTACCAGAGCGGCGCGCGCAAGCATCCTTCCATGGTTGGGGTCGCCTCGAGCCTGAGCGAGCAGGACATGGCCGATTTGGGCGCTTACTACGCCGCCAATTGA
- a CDS encoding PucR family transcriptional regulator, giving the protein MDIRSFGQDNGLAQTLASLSKLGVVPRIAAPLERQAGDIARGLRETILAEIPAFTASGNPDVLPDLGRHAGEHIAELQRLLGGGDIRDFEFVRAHARRRASQRFPLEAALHAYRCGHKVLSQWIREAALTANPRNREKVLSAVAAFSLEYTDTISIIAAADYVARTRVLAEAEGDRRTELLNILVSGYDESDGRVARLLKRAGYLEQRQSFCVALAQSVDPLEMENPTRAQRIAEAVSQAVAPIPVRALAGIRGNVVTAVFSGARRASGWTAPQANLASRIQPRLLELGPAVLIGMSSDQPSTSFIPRGLHEATVALDFANVTERVVQFSALPVRRLLIHRGADYVQSAMPVWFPGFRDASTKSQGSLVKTLRALADADMNMQRAARELHVHPNTIYARLQRISDLTGLDAQRYHQLTDLLLAADCGRA; this is encoded by the coding sequence ATGGACATTCGTTCTTTCGGCCAGGACAACGGGCTTGCGCAAACGCTCGCAAGTCTCTCCAAGCTCGGGGTTGTTCCCCGCATTGCGGCTCCGCTCGAAAGGCAGGCCGGCGATATCGCCCGGGGTTTGCGCGAGACGATTCTCGCCGAGATCCCCGCCTTCACCGCATCGGGCAACCCCGATGTGTTGCCTGACCTCGGCCGGCACGCGGGAGAACACATCGCGGAGTTGCAAAGACTGCTCGGAGGCGGAGATATTCGAGACTTCGAGTTCGTCAGGGCGCATGCCCGCCGCCGGGCCAGCCAGCGTTTTCCGCTGGAGGCGGCGCTGCACGCCTATCGCTGCGGGCACAAAGTTCTTTCGCAGTGGATCCGCGAGGCGGCGCTCACGGCAAATCCGCGAAACCGCGAGAAGGTTTTATCCGCCGTCGCGGCGTTCTCGCTCGAATATACGGACACGATCAGCATTATCGCGGCCGCCGATTACGTGGCACGGACCCGCGTCCTCGCCGAGGCGGAGGGCGACCGCCGCACCGAATTGCTGAACATCCTCGTGAGCGGTTACGACGAATCCGACGGGCGCGTCGCGCGGCTCTTGAAGCGTGCCGGTTACCTCGAACAAAGGCAGAGCTTCTGCGTCGCGCTCGCGCAGTCGGTTGACCCGCTCGAAATGGAAAATCCCACGCGTGCACAGCGCATCGCCGAGGCGGTGAGCCAGGCGGTCGCACCGATCCCGGTTCGGGCACTTGCCGGTATTCGCGGTAATGTCGTCACCGCCGTATTCTCCGGCGCGCGGCGCGCGTCAGGCTGGACGGCACCGCAGGCGAATCTCGCCAGCCGGATCCAGCCGCGCTTGCTCGAACTTGGCCCCGCGGTTCTGATCGGCATGAGTAGCGACCAGCCGTCGACTTCTTTCATACCGAGAGGACTGCACGAAGCAACGGTGGCGCTGGATTTCGCCAACGTGACCGAGCGAGTGGTGCAGTTCTCGGCGTTGCCGGTTCGGCGGCTGCTCATCCACCGAGGAGCAGACTACGTGCAGTCCGCGATGCCGGTCTGGTTTCCCGGATTTCGCGACGCCAGCACGAAGTCGCAAGGTTCTCTGGTCAAGACGCTACGCGCGCTCGCCGATGCCGACATGAATATGCAACGGGCCGCGCGCGAACTTCATGTCCATCCGAACACGATTTACGCGCGGCTCCAGCGCATCAGCGATCTCACCGGACTCGATGCCCAGCGCTATCACCAACTCACGGATCTGCTGCTTGCAGCCGATTGCGGCCGGGCTTGA
- a CDS encoding sigma-70 family RNA polymerase sigma factor produces MLDNTLLHELMARSALRDQRAFAELYRHTCAKLFGVALRIVRRQDWAEEVLQESFVSIWNHAEGYSSSKSAQMTWMTAIVRNRALDWLRRPHFEVASDDYQLLLESVADEGDGPELLLSKDREGRALAECMKQLSSKQRQSIALAYTHGLSHGELSAHIKEPLGTVKTWIRRGLERLKGCLDGMR; encoded by the coding sequence ATGCTCGATAACACGCTTCTCCATGAGTTGATGGCGCGCAGCGCGCTGCGCGACCAGAGGGCCTTCGCCGAACTCTACCGGCACACTTGCGCGAAACTGTTCGGCGTTGCCCTGCGTATAGTGAGAAGGCAAGACTGGGCCGAGGAAGTGTTGCAAGAAAGTTTCGTCAGCATATGGAATCACGCCGAAGGCTATAGTTCGTCCAAGAGCGCCCAGATGACTTGGATGACTGCCATCGTGCGAAATCGCGCCTTGGATTGGCTGCGACGCCCGCATTTCGAGGTGGCTAGCGACGACTACCAACTGCTCCTGGAGTCCGTGGCCGATGAAGGCGATGGACCGGAGCTGTTGCTGAGCAAAGACCGCGAGGGCCGCGCATTGGCGGAGTGCATGAAACAGTTGAGCAGCAAGCAACGCCAAAGCATCGCCCTGGCATACACCCACGGGCTCTCCCATGGGGAACTGTCCGCGCATATCAAGGAACCCTTGGGCACGGTCAAGACGTGGATCCGGCGCGGGCTTGAGCGCCTGAAGGGCTGTCTCGATGGCATGCGATAG
- a CDS encoding cyclic nucleotide-binding domain-containing protein, producing the protein MPGTLKQSPLQQLEHLGDGSALAQEIFEMMGGAKFFDDFRREDVQQLATFMQAYRAQAGAILIREGDVDDYMVLVIQGRADVVKTNKRGQRQAMTSVVTGMTLGEMSMIDGEPRFATCIAAEPATIAVLTRDAMVRLILEDPALGSKVLIKLVTLLSQRLRQTSATLLHYMER; encoded by the coding sequence ATGCCTGGCACTCTCAAGCAATCTCCCCTGCAACAACTCGAACATCTGGGCGATGGGTCCGCGCTCGCGCAGGAAATCTTCGAGATGATGGGAGGCGCAAAATTCTTCGATGACTTTCGCCGCGAGGATGTCCAGCAACTCGCCACATTCATGCAGGCTTACCGGGCGCAAGCCGGCGCAATCCTCATTCGAGAAGGCGACGTGGATGACTACATGGTGCTCGTCATCCAGGGCAGGGCGGACGTTGTAAAGACGAATAAGCGCGGGCAGCGCCAGGCCATGACCAGCGTCGTGACGGGGATGACCTTGGGTGAGATGTCCATGATAGACGGCGAGCCCCGTTTTGCGACTTGCATCGCCGCCGAACCCGCGACCATCGCCGTCCTGACTCGCGATGCCATGGTGCGCCTGATATTGGAAGACCCTGCCCTGGGTTCCAAGGTGCTCATCAAACTCGTGACGCTACTTTCGCAGCGCCTGCGCCAGACGAGCGCGACGTTGCTCCACTATATGGAGCGTTAA
- the nth gene encoding endonuclease III, translating to MNNAIRSEMFRRFRDLLPNPATELAYRSPFQLLVAVVLSAQATDKSVNKATVSLFEVAPTPQAMVRLGENGVMEHIKSIGLFRTKAKNVVALSRLLLEHHGGEVPQSREALEALPGVGRKTANVILNTAFGQPTIAVDTHIFRVCNRTGIAPGKDVVAVEKRLMRLVPPEYRLNAHHWLILHGRYVCKARTPECQRCPIADLCEFKRKTRAQA from the coding sequence TTGAACAACGCCATCCGCAGCGAAATGTTCCGCCGGTTTCGGGATCTGCTGCCGAATCCCGCGACGGAACTTGCCTACCGCTCGCCGTTTCAGTTGTTGGTGGCGGTCGTGCTCTCGGCGCAGGCGACGGATAAGAGCGTCAACAAGGCCACCGTGAGTTTGTTCGAAGTGGCGCCTACGCCGCAGGCCATGGTGCGCTTAGGGGAGAATGGCGTGATGGAACACATCAAATCCATCGGCCTGTTTCGTACCAAGGCCAAGAACGTGGTGGCCTTGAGCCGGTTGCTGTTGGAACACCATGGCGGCGAAGTGCCACAGTCGCGAGAGGCGCTGGAAGCGCTACCCGGCGTGGGGCGAAAGACCGCCAATGTGATACTCAACACCGCCTTTGGCCAGCCCACCATCGCCGTGGACACTCACATTTTTCGCGTTTGCAACCGCACCGGCATCGCACCGGGCAAGGACGTCGTGGCGGTGGAAAAGCGCCTGATGCGCCTGGTGCCGCCCGAATACCGGTTGAATGCCCACCATTGGCTGATACTGCACGGACGCTATGTATGCAAGGCCAGGACTCCCGAGTGTCAGCGCTGCCCCATCGCGGACCTGTGCGAATTCAAACGCAAGACGCGGGCGCAGGCCTAA